One window of Akkermansia biwaensis genomic DNA carries:
- the sucD gene encoding succinate--CoA ligase subunit alpha, protein MTSLIDKNTRLVVQGITGSAGAFHAKNCMDFGTNVVAGVTPGKGGQLFEDKVPVFDTVAEAKKATDCNASMIFVPPPFAADAIMEAADAGVKLIVCITEGIPVQDMQKVKVFLKDKDVTLIGPNCPGIVNPSASCKIGIMPAYIFKPGRIGIVSRSGTLTYEAVWQVTNMGLGQSMCIGIGGDPVHGMTQQQAVQFFTEDPNTDAFIMIGEIGGSEEEEAAEWIKNNCKKPVAAFIAGATAPKGRRMGHAGAIVAGGKGTAAAKQEALREAGIVVAKTPAQMGAALAEAMKNKGM, encoded by the coding sequence ATGACATCTCTCATTGACAAAAACACCCGTCTCGTCGTGCAAGGCATCACCGGCAGCGCCGGCGCATTCCATGCCAAAAACTGCATGGACTTCGGCACCAACGTGGTTGCCGGCGTGACCCCCGGCAAGGGCGGCCAGCTCTTTGAAGACAAGGTCCCCGTATTCGACACCGTGGCGGAAGCCAAAAAGGCCACGGACTGCAACGCCTCCATGATCTTCGTCCCGCCGCCCTTCGCGGCCGACGCCATCATGGAAGCCGCGGACGCGGGCGTCAAACTCATCGTCTGCATCACGGAAGGCATCCCGGTGCAGGACATGCAGAAAGTGAAGGTATTCCTGAAAGACAAGGACGTAACCCTCATCGGCCCGAACTGCCCCGGCATCGTCAACCCCTCCGCCAGCTGCAAGATCGGCATCATGCCGGCCTACATCTTCAAGCCCGGCAGAATCGGCATCGTCTCCCGTTCCGGCACGCTCACTTATGAAGCCGTGTGGCAGGTCACCAACATGGGCCTGGGCCAGAGCATGTGCATCGGCATCGGCGGCGACCCCGTCCACGGCATGACCCAGCAGCAGGCCGTTCAATTCTTCACGGAAGACCCCAATACGGACGCCTTCATCATGATCGGTGAAATCGGCGGTTCCGAGGAAGAGGAAGCCGCCGAATGGATCAAGAACAACTGCAAGAAGCCCGTAGCCGCGTTCATCGCCGGAGCCACGGCTCCCAAGGGACGCCGCATGGGCCACGCGGGCGCCATCGTGGCCGGAGGCAAAGGCACCGCCGCCGCCAAGCAGGAAGCCCTGCGCGAAGCGGGCATCGTGGTCGCCAAGACCCCGGCCCAGATGGGCGCCGCCCTGGCGGAAGCCATGAAAAACAAGGGCATGTAA
- the hisD gene encoding histidinol dehydrogenase — MNRRALPENSVRDTVNSIIQDVAVRGDAALFDYAARFDKVSLDSGSLFVTAEELAEAEAAVEESVKEAIAASLANIHYFSDRSRRQDWSGVNAQGVEVAERFLPYDRVGIYIPGGKAPLVSTSIMTGGFAQAAGVREIVAATPCGPDGRVNPALLYALKASGATEIIKIGGAQAIAALALGTESVKPVEKIFGPGNRFVVEAKRQLVGAVAIDLLPGPSEVMVLADETADAEFLAADLLAQGEHGPDSVVVFVTTSEELLERVEAEVERQAALLSRGAIIREVLDKHAYGFLVSSIQEGVDLVNAFAPEHLVLVTEDEDSVLAAIRTAGAIYAGALSTVACGDFLAGPSHTLPTGGAGKSFSGLRADQFQRRTSVVRMNEDAVLKSAPYVAEFARVEGLDAHNHSLQVRASRVNR; from the coding sequence ATGAACCGCCGGGCCCTTCCCGAGAATTCCGTAAGAGATACCGTTAATTCCATTATTCAGGACGTTGCCGTCCGCGGAGACGCCGCCCTGTTTGATTATGCCGCCAGGTTTGACAAGGTCAGCCTGGACAGCGGCTCCCTGTTTGTCACCGCGGAGGAACTGGCAGAGGCGGAAGCTGCCGTGGAGGAGTCCGTGAAGGAGGCCATTGCCGCTTCTCTGGCGAACATCCATTATTTTTCAGACCGCAGCCGCAGGCAGGACTGGTCCGGAGTGAACGCCCAGGGCGTGGAGGTTGCGGAACGCTTCCTTCCCTATGACCGCGTGGGCATTTACATTCCCGGGGGCAAGGCTCCCCTCGTGTCCACCTCCATCATGACGGGCGGCTTTGCCCAGGCCGCCGGCGTGCGGGAAATCGTGGCCGCCACGCCGTGCGGGCCGGACGGACGGGTGAACCCCGCTCTTTTATATGCGCTGAAGGCTTCCGGTGCCACGGAAATTATCAAGATAGGCGGCGCCCAGGCGATCGCCGCGCTGGCGTTGGGTACGGAAAGCGTGAAGCCCGTGGAAAAGATTTTCGGCCCCGGCAACCGGTTTGTAGTAGAGGCCAAGCGCCAGCTGGTGGGTGCCGTAGCCATCGATCTTCTTCCCGGGCCGAGCGAAGTGATGGTGCTGGCGGACGAGACGGCGGACGCCGAGTTTCTGGCCGCCGACCTGCTGGCCCAGGGCGAGCACGGGCCGGACAGCGTCGTGGTATTTGTGACCACCTCGGAAGAGCTGCTGGAACGGGTGGAGGCGGAAGTGGAACGCCAGGCGGCCCTGCTGAGCCGGGGCGCCATCATCCGGGAGGTGCTGGACAAGCACGCGTACGGTTTTCTGGTCTCCTCCATTCAGGAGGGGGTGGATCTGGTGAATGCGTTTGCTCCGGAACACCTGGTCCTGGTGACGGAGGATGAAGATTCCGTGCTGGCGGCCATCCGGACGGCCGGGGCCATTTATGCGGGGGCCCTGTCCACGGTGGCCTGCGGGGATTTTCTGGCGGGCCCCAGCCATACGCTGCCCACGGGCGGCGCGGGCAAGTCGTTCTCCGGCCTTCGGGCGGACCAGTTCCAGCGGCGCACGAGCGTGGTCCGCATGAACGAGGATGCCGTTCTGAAATCGGCGCCGTACGTGGCGGAGTTCGCCCGCGTAGAGGGATTGGATGCCCACAACCATTCCCTCCAGGTGCGCGCCTCCCGCGTGAACCGGTAA
- a CDS encoding TetR/AcrR family transcriptional regulator, translated as MKQQQGTRERLLEAAENLFAEYGYTETSLRMISQAADVNIASANYHFGGKEGLWKAVMMKYAPMARDFRMARVAEAMERDGSIEALAHAYVYPSFYGLLNTGDLTLEELNTFPHYLRLMGICHVQTPEVAVEYIKEVYSPIRRQLHDSIRKMFPGASSYQIFWTVLAIESIMIGLLTHLRMIMELMEVNRIPKGSVKDLFELIVRQVESLIRMCGKTM; from the coding sequence ATGAAACAACAGCAAGGGACCAGGGAACGGTTGCTGGAAGCCGCTGAAAACCTGTTTGCCGAATACGGCTATACGGAAACGTCGCTGCGCATGATTTCCCAGGCGGCCGACGTCAATATAGCCTCCGCCAACTACCACTTTGGCGGCAAGGAAGGCCTGTGGAAGGCGGTCATGATGAAGTACGCGCCGATGGCGCGGGATTTCCGGATGGCCCGGGTGGCGGAAGCCATGGAGCGGGACGGCTCCATTGAAGCCCTGGCCCACGCATACGTGTATCCCTCCTTTTACGGACTTCTGAACACGGGGGACCTGACCCTGGAAGAACTGAACACGTTCCCCCATTATTTGCGCCTGATGGGTATCTGCCATGTGCAGACGCCTGAAGTTGCCGTGGAATACATCAAGGAAGTATATTCCCCCATCCGGCGGCAGCTTCATGACAGCATCCGCAAGATGTTTCCGGGCGCTTCCTCATACCAGATTTTCTGGACGGTGCTCGCCATTGAAAGCATCATGATCGGGCTTCTGACGCATTTGCGGATGATCATGGAACTGATGGAGGTCAACAGGATTCCGAAGGGAAGTGTGAAGGACTTGTTTGAATTGATCGTCCGTCAGGTGGAATCCCTGATCCGCATGTGCGGAAAGACCATGTAG
- the sucC gene encoding ADP-forming succinate--CoA ligase subunit beta, with protein MNIHEYQAKQLFERFGVATPKGIAATTAQEAAQIARDMGVSQYVVKAQVHAGGRGKGTFKNGFQGGVHVVNSVEEVEDVAGKMLNQVLVTKQTGEAGKLVSKIMVAEAVDLKKECYFAILQDRARECPVIVASTEGGMDIEEVAATRPEAIIREHIDPALGILPFQALKIAVALGLTGPLLRQATKLITNVYKLFTALDCSLVEINPLVVTTDDRVCALDAKFNFDDNALYRHPEIMEMRDETEEDPREVEAGKYDLNYIGLDGNIGCMVNGAGLAMATMDIIKYYGGDPANFLDVGGSATEEMVTNAFRILTSDKNVKALLVNIFGGIMRCDVIAQGIVAAAKNIDMKIPLVVRLEGTNVEIGKKILADSGIAIIPADNLDEAAQKAVAAVK; from the coding sequence ATGAATATTCACGAATATCAAGCAAAACAACTCTTTGAGCGCTTTGGCGTGGCAACTCCCAAGGGAATTGCCGCCACCACCGCCCAGGAAGCCGCACAAATAGCCCGCGACATGGGCGTTTCCCAATACGTAGTTAAGGCACAGGTACATGCCGGAGGACGCGGCAAAGGCACATTCAAAAACGGGTTCCAGGGCGGCGTGCACGTCGTCAATTCCGTGGAGGAAGTGGAAGACGTGGCCGGCAAAATGCTTAACCAGGTACTGGTCACCAAGCAGACCGGGGAAGCCGGCAAGCTGGTCAGCAAGATCATGGTGGCGGAAGCCGTGGACCTTAAAAAGGAATGCTACTTCGCCATCCTGCAGGACCGCGCCCGGGAATGCCCCGTCATCGTAGCCAGCACGGAAGGCGGCATGGACATTGAAGAAGTGGCGGCCACCCGGCCGGAAGCCATCATCCGGGAACACATTGACCCGGCCCTGGGCATCCTGCCCTTCCAGGCCCTCAAGATCGCCGTGGCCCTGGGCCTCACCGGCCCCCTGCTCCGCCAGGCGACCAAGCTCATCACCAACGTTTACAAGCTCTTCACCGCCCTGGACTGCTCCCTGGTGGAAATCAACCCCCTCGTCGTCACCACGGATGACCGCGTGTGCGCCCTGGACGCCAAATTCAACTTTGACGACAACGCCCTGTACCGCCATCCGGAAATCATGGAAATGCGGGATGAAACGGAAGAAGACCCCCGCGAAGTGGAAGCCGGCAAGTACGACCTGAACTACATCGGGCTGGACGGCAACATCGGTTGCATGGTAAACGGCGCCGGACTGGCCATGGCCACGATGGACATCATCAAATACTACGGCGGAGATCCCGCCAACTTCCTGGATGTGGGCGGTTCCGCCACGGAGGAAATGGTAACCAACGCGTTCCGCATCCTCACCAGCGACAAGAACGTGAAGGCCCTTCTCGTCAACATCTTCGGCGGCATCATGCGCTGCGACGTCATCGCCCAGGGCATCGTGGCCGCTGCGAAAAACATCGACATGAAAATCCCGCTCGTCGTCCGCCTGGAAGGCACCAACGTGGAAATCGGCAAGAAAATCCTCGCTGACAGCGGCATCGCCATCATCCCTGCCGACAACCTGGACGAAGCCGCCCAGAAGGCGGTTGCGGCCGTCAAATAA
- a CDS encoding bile acid:sodium symporter family protein, producing the protein MFKSLIRTFAIVVAFVAGYMMPWLHVYGWTFKWMLIGMLFVTFLGIRFKRMKPERPHWLLVGANLLIALAAWSVCRASFGGGYLAEAAFFVGVMPTATAAPVVMGLLGGSVEFMLTALLLTNGIICILLPFILPMVVGRGGFEIYLSVAQNIALVMLLPLALALAARRFYPRAIAWPRKLKDVTFGVWVVILVLIAANASYDISSRDGISERVLEQIGALSLLICALNFGLGHLLGGKARSAECSQALGQKNTTLSIYLALTYSNPIAALGPTFYVLWHNLWNAWQLYRASEHRRRNGN; encoded by the coding sequence ATGTTCAAGTCCCTCATCCGTACGTTTGCCATCGTGGTCGCGTTCGTTGCGGGCTACATGATGCCCTGGCTCCATGTGTACGGCTGGACGTTCAAATGGATGCTCATCGGCATGCTGTTTGTGACTTTTCTGGGGATCCGTTTCAAGCGGATGAAGCCGGAACGGCCGCACTGGCTGCTGGTGGGGGCCAATTTGCTGATTGCCCTGGCTGCCTGGAGCGTGTGCCGCGCGTCCTTTGGGGGCGGCTACCTGGCGGAGGCGGCGTTCTTCGTGGGCGTCATGCCCACGGCCACCGCGGCGCCGGTGGTGATGGGGCTGCTGGGCGGCAGCGTGGAGTTCATGCTGACCGCCCTCCTTCTGACCAACGGGATCATTTGCATCCTGCTTCCTTTCATTCTGCCCATGGTGGTGGGCCGGGGCGGCTTTGAGATTTATCTCAGCGTGGCCCAGAACATAGCCCTGGTGATGCTCCTGCCTCTGGCCCTGGCCCTGGCCGCACGCCGCTTTTATCCCCGCGCCATCGCGTGGCCCCGGAAGCTGAAGGACGTTACCTTTGGCGTCTGGGTGGTGATTCTGGTGCTGATTGCGGCCAACGCTTCCTATGACATTTCCTCCCGGGACGGCATTTCGGAACGCGTGCTGGAGCAGATAGGCGCCCTTTCCCTGCTGATTTGCGCCCTGAACTTCGGCCTGGGCCATCTGCTGGGCGGCAAGGCGCGCTCCGCGGAATGCAGCCAGGCCCTGGGACAGAAAAACACCACGCTTTCCATCTACCTGGCGCTGACGTATTCCAATCCCATTGCCGCGCTGGGGCCCACGTTTTATGTGCTGTGGCA